One window from the genome of Hydractinia symbiolongicarpus strain clone_291-10 chromosome 1, HSymV2.1, whole genome shotgun sequence encodes:
- the LOC130660625 gene encoding uncharacterized protein LOC130660625: MIKHFFVEELAQGDKIKVAKKDNDYMFLATSRFKFLDIKNFLAPGLSYGGWCKSLECKLQKLVFLYEWLTSHDKLNHVGPVAHENFHTRLSGRNTLSDEEYETFRAAFYRRSCVTMMDWLRKYNLADVEPFIKAVNKTRLQYYEDEIDILKDAVSIPAVLMRYVLNKSLRLNPKLELYVLRDPCRHRCKDSCYSKTRKSCKQVQKTCEKCTRNEAYQLLRTGMVGGPTIVFCRYHEQDVTGIRSHVYGEPHKCRTILGYDANMLYPSALMQDFSCVKKHLIKVAKPTSEHNLGLLTRGVVDGSLFAFAQVDIKVPENLREKFSEMAPLFVVKEIPDDQIPEHMHEYLQNTGRKRVPGTRKLLGLLNAEKVLLYTTVLKWYLEHELKVTAFHQFLKYARGRPFEWFPEDIADARRQADKDPDKRIAGDTAKLKGNSFYGKMIEDLERHANITFTRDEKEVHAALRSPYLEDLEEIGDAYELRRGKHKCTIDRAYQCGIAVYQLAKLRMLEFYYDFLDKYVDRQDFEYTYVDTDSAYFAISGKDFRDVVRPELLDEYDEDVKN, from the coding sequence ATGATCAAGCATTTTTTTGTCGAAGAGCTTGCACAAGGCGATAAGATTAAGGTGGCAAAGAAAgacaacgactacatgttcctcGCCACCTCGAGGTTTAAATTTctcgatatcaaaaatttccTTGCTCCTGGTCTAAGCTATGGCGGTTGGTGCAAATCGTTGGAATGCAAGCTGCAAAAGCTCGTGTTTTTGTATGAATGGTTGACGAGCCACGACAAGTTAAACCATGTTGGGCCTGTGGCCCACGAGAATTTTCATACCCGTCTGAGTGGGAGAAACACACTATCCGACGAGGAGTACGAGACATTCCGCGCTGCATTTTACAGGCGAAGCTGCGTTACCATGATGGACTGGCTGCGTAAGTACAACCTAGCCGATGTGGAACCTTTCATTAAAGCCGTAAACAAGACGAGGTTGCAGTATTATGAGGATGAAATCGATATTTTGAAGGATGCTGTTAGTATACCGGCCGTTTTGATGCGCTATGTATTAAACAAGTCTCTACGGTTGAACCCCAAGCTAGAGCTATACGTTCTGAGAGACCCATGCAGACATAGGTGTAAGGACTCTTGTTATAGCAAGACTCGTAAGAGTTGTAAACAGGTACAGaaaacatgtgaaaaatgtaCGAGGAATGAGGCCTACCAGCTCCTACGGACGGGTATGGTGGGTGGTCCCACGATTGTATTCTGTAGATACCACGAACAagacgtgacgggtatcagatctcacGTGTACGGCGAACCCCACAAGTGTAGGACCATTCTAGGGTATGACGCAAACATGCTCTACCCTAGTGCCTTGATGCAAGACTTTTCCTGCGTGAAGAAACACTTGATCAAGGTGGCCAAACCTACATCGGAACATAACTTAGGGCTACTGACGCGAGGCGTGGTGGATGGATCGTTGTTTGCTTTTGCCCAGGTTGATATCAAGGTACCTGAAAATCTGCGCGAAAAGTTTAGTGAAATGGCTCCACTGTTTGTCGTCAAGGAGATACCTGATGATCAAATTCCCGAGCACATGCACGAATACTTACAAAATACGGGTCGCAAGCGTGTTCCGGGTACACGTAAGCTTTTGGGGTTACTAAATGCTGAAAAAGTCCTACTGTATACCACTGTGCTAAAGTGGTACCTTGAACATGAGCTTAAAGTGACTGCCTTTCACCAGTTTCTCAAGTATGCTAGAGGTAGGCCTTTTGAATGGTTCCCAGAAGATATTGCCGATGCACGACGCCAGGCTGATAAAGACCCCGACAAGCGTATTGCAGGAGATACGGCAAAGTTGAAAGGCAACTCATTTTACGGTAAAATGATAGAGGATCTGGAGAGGCATGCAAATATTACGTTCACGAGGGATGAAAAGGAGGTTCATGCAGCCCTCCGAAGCCCGTACCTAGAGGATCTTGAAGAGATCGGAGATGCGTATGAGCTGAGAAGGGGTAAACACAAATGTACTATCGATAGAGCCTACCAGTGCGGTATCGCGGTATACCAACTCGCCAAGTTGCGCATGTTGGAATTTTATTACGACTTCCTGGACAAGTATGTGGATCGTCAAGATTTCGAATACACTTACGTGGACACTGACAGTGcctattttgccatctctgggAAAGATTTTCGAGATGTCGTTCGTCCCGAACTGCTTGACGAGTATGATGAGGATGTAAAAAACTAG